From a region of the Cyclopterus lumpus isolate fCycLum1 chromosome 5, fCycLum1.pri, whole genome shotgun sequence genome:
- the hcfc1a gene encoding host cell factor 1a isoform X2: protein MSVTGSAVSGTTASVLQPRWKRVLGWSGPVPRPRHGHRAVAIKELMVVFGGGNEGIVDELHVYNTATNQWFIPAVRGDIPPGCAAYGFVCDGTRLLVFGGMVEYGKYSNDLYELQASRWEWKKLKAKNPKNGPPPCPRLGHSFSLVGNKCYLFGGLANDSEDPKNNIPRYLNDLYTLELRAGSSVVGWDIPITYGVLPPPRESHTAVVYTEKTSRKSRLIIYGGMSGCRLGDLWTLDIDTLTWNKPSVSGTAPLPRSLHSATTITNKMYVFGGWVPLVMDDVKVATHEKEWKCTNTLACLNLDGMCWETVLMDTLEDNIPRARAGHCAVAINSRLYVWSGRDGYRKAWNNQVCCKDLWYLETERPHAPARVQLVRANTNSLEVSWGAVSTADTYLLQLQKYDIPATPAAASPVMSASPVQPLNTPKSPAPAAVALSAQSLTQTAVLKVAAQQSATGTSIVTVRPSQPGKSPVTLTSLPPGVRMVVPAQTVQGTPIGGSPQMSGMAALAAAAAATQKIPPSSAGTLLNVPAGATILKTVAVSPGTTTMKMASPLMVSNPATRMLKTAAAQVGTATQSSPTTTRPIITVHKSGAVTVAQQAQVVTTVVGGVTKTITLVKSPLTMGSGGTLISNLGKMMSVVQTKPQTSTITGQASNNPLAQLIQSKGALPAGTILKLVTSADGKPTTIITTSQAGGAGNKPTILNISGVSPATTKQGTTIIKTIPMSAIMGQAGAAGVTTSAGMKTPITILTTKMMTTGTPGKIITAMPKLATAAGQQGLTQVVLKGAHGQPGTILRTVPMSTVGGVRLVTPVTVSAVKPTVTTLVVKGTTGIATLGTVTGTVSSSLAGGTVDSSNASLVTPITTLGTIATLSSQVISPAAITVSAAQTNLTSASTLPSSTMTVQNQPTQVTLITTPSGVEAQPVQDLPVSILASPTSEQPSSTDAGAAGEGSGTVTLVCSNPPCETHETGTTNTATTSSAAMGAGQVCSNPPCETHETGTTNTATTSSAAMGAGPVCSNPPCETHETGTTNTATTSSAAMGAGPVCSNPPCETHETGTTNTATTASSNMSAPRVCSNPPCETHETGTTNTATTASSNMGGVQPPCSNPPCETHVTGTTNTATQSSSTMNAGQTSTVQRVCSNPPCETHETGTTNTPSTATSSIGGDQTSTAAGQVQRVCSNPPCETHETGTTNTATTATCSMETGEEAQQTEEGAEGTSSPEVATTTTAAAAAAATAAAATAAAATAAATVGMVTTAQGRAITTVTQSTPAPGPSVPSISSITEGVSTAAGSTEEPMQTDETTSAEAAEGAATAMETQAEGGAATATAMNLPSELMSEGQGATLMVTGLSDEELAVTAAAEAAAQAAATEEAQALAIQAVLQAAQQAVMNEGNATGESQQPTSIPIMLTQQELAALVHQQQQLQLQEAQAAAQQAAVDSSVPTEGLAPADSLNDPSVESNGHNEMAAAVTSAVASLLPRATAETLAPSSTFAPSVSVASPAKLQAAAALAEVANGIEGEKQAPQPTPVKPVAKKENQWFDVGIVKVTNMVVTHFYMPGDNSQGDDDSGVMPDYGQMKKMELQPGTAYKFRVAGINACGRGAFSEISAFKTCLPGFPGAPCAIKISKSPDGAHLTWEPPSVTSGKIIEYSVYLAIQSNQTAEAKASTPAQLAFMRVYCGPNPSCLVQSSSLSNAHIDYTTKPAIIFRIAARNEKGYGPATQVRWLQESGKDAASAKPAAKRPGTSPDTKATGPKKARTDQ from the exons ATGTCTGTCACTGGCTCCGCGGTGTCTGGGACCACAGCGTCGGTTCTGCAGCCGCGGTGGAAACGGGTCCTCGGATGGTCCGGTCCCGTTCCCCGGCCCAGGCATGGGCACCGAGCTGTTGCTATAAAGGAGCTTATGGTTGTCTTTGGCGGTGGAAACGAAGGGATTGTGGATGAATTGCATGTATACAACActg CAACGAACCAGTGGTTTATCCCAGCGGTCCGTGGTGATATCCCCCCTGGTTGTGCTGCATATGGTTTTGTCTGTGACGGCACCAGATTGCTGGTGTTCGGTGGAATGGTGGAGTACGGAAAGTACAGCAATGATCTCTATGAGCTACAG GCCAGCAGATGGGAATGGAAAAAGTTGAAAGCAAAAAACCCGAAGAACGGTCCCCCTCCTTGCCCTCGTCTTGGCCACAGCTTCTCGCTGGTTGGCAACAAGTGCTACCTGTTTGGTGGACTAGCCAATGACAGCGAAGacccaaaaaacaacattccCAG ATACCTGAATGATCTGTACACACTTGAGCTTCGCGCGGGCTCCAGCGTGGTTGGCTGGGATATCCCAATCACATACGGCGTTCTGCCTCCTCCTCGTGAGAGCCACACTGCTGTTGTATACACGGAAAAGACGAGCAGGAAATCTCGCCTCATAATCTACGGAGGAATGAGTGGTTGTCGCCTTGGAGATCTGTGGACACTTGATATTG ATACCCTGACATGGAACAAACCATCAGTAAGCGGCACGGCACCGCTCCCCAGAAGTCTTCACTCTGCCACCACCATCACAAACAA AATGTATGTTTTTGGAGGATGGGTTCCTTTGGTAATGGACGACGTCAAAGTGGCCACACACGAGAAGGAGTGGAAGTGCACAAACACTCTCGCCTGCCTAAATCTAG ACGGCATGTGTTGGGAGACGGTGTTGATGGACACGCTTGAAGACAACATCCCGAGGGCCCGTGCTGGCCACTGTGCTGTGGCCATCAATTCTAGACTCTATGTATGGAGCGGCCGCGACGGTTATCGTAAAGCGTGGAACAACCAAGTCTGTTGTAAAGACCTCTGGTACCTGGAAACAG aGCGGCCACACGCCCCTGCCAGGGTCCAGTTAGTCCGTGCCAACACAAACTCTCTTGAGGTGAGCTGGGGTGCCGTCTCAACTGCCGACACCTACTTACTGCAGCTGCAGAAATATGACATCCCTGCAACTCCAGCTGCAGCCTCGCCAGTCATGAGTGCCAGCCCCGTGCAGCCTTTGAACACCCCAAAGAGCCCTGCACCGGCTGCTGTAGCCCTCTCTGCTCAGAGCCTAACCCAGACAG CTGTCTTGAAGGTTGCAGCTCAACAGTCTGCCACGGGCACGTCTATTGTCACAGTCCGCCCCAGCCAGCCTGGGAAATCCCCCGTCACTTTGACATCCCTTCCACCAGGTGTTCGTATGGTAGTGCCTGCCCAGACCGTCCAAGGAACG ccAATTGGGGGTAGCCCTCAGATGAGTGGCATGGCAGCTTTGGCTGCAGCCGCTGCAGCAACACAGAAGATCCCGCCCTCTTCTGCAGGCACTCTCCTCAATGTTCCTGCAGGTGCCACCATTCTCAAAACAGTAGCCGTTTCCCCGGGCACAACCACAATGAAGATGGCTTCTCCACTCATG GTCAGTAACCCGGCCACCCGGATGCTGAAGACTGCTGCAGCCCAGGTGGGCACGGCGACTCAgtcctcccccaccaccaccagacCAATCATCACTGTGCACAAGTCTGGTGCAGTCACAGTGGCCCAGCAGGCCCAGGTGGTAACCACTGTGGTGGGAGGAGTCACCAAGACCATCACCCTGGTCAAGAGTCCACTCACCATGGGGAGCGGTGGCACTCTG ATCTCCAACCTCGGCAAGATGATGTCTGTGGTACAAACCAAGCCGCAGACATCAACCATCACAGGCCAGGCTTCCAATAACCCTCTCGCACAGCTCATACAG TCAAAGGGTGCCCTCCCGGCCGGCACCATCCTGAAGCTGGTGACCTCCGCAGATGGCAAGCCcacaaccatcatcaccacctccCAGGCTGGAGGCGCAGGAAATAAGCCCACGATCCTCAACATCAGCGGCGTGTCTCCGGCTACCACTAAGCAGGGCACCACCATTATCAAGACCATCCCCATGTCGGCCATCATGGGCCAGGCTGGAGCTGCAG GTGTGACCACCAGTGCAGGCATGAAAACGCCGATCACAATCCTCACCACCAAAATGATGACCACTGGAACTCCTGGTAAAATCATCACCGCCATGCCCAAACTTGCCACTGCAGCCGGCCAACAGGGACTGACACAG GTGGTTCTGAAGGGTGCTCACGGGCAACCGGGAACGATTCTGCGCACCGTGCCTATGAGCACAGTCGGTGGCGTTCGACTTGTCACACCAGTGACGGTATCTGCCGTTAAGCCCACTGTCACCACTCTGGTTGTCAAGGGGACTACTG GTATTGCCACTCTTGGGACGGTCACTGGCACAGTCTCCTCGAGCCTCGCCGGAGGCACGGTGGACAGTTCCAACGCCTCTCTGGTCACCCCCATCACCACACTGGGAACCATCGCCACCCTGTCCAGCCAGGTCATCAGCCCAGCTGCCATAACTGTCTCAGCTGCTCAGACCAACCTGACTTCTGCCTCCACATTGCCCTCCTCCACCATGACGGTGCAA AACCAGCCCACCCAGGTGACTCTGATCACAACTCCCAGTGGTGTAGAAGCTCAACCAGTGCAGGATCTACCCGTGTCCATCCTGGCTTCACCAACCTCAGAGCAGCCCAGCTCTACTGAtgctggagcagctggagaaggcTCTGGGACCGTCACCCTGGTCTGCTCCAACCCGCCCTGCGAGACCCACGAGACGGGAACCACCAACACAGCCACCACCTCCTCAGCTGCAATGGGAGCAGGACAGGTCTGTTCTAACCCGCCCTGCGAGACCCACGAGACGGGAACCACCAACACAGCCACCACCTCCTCAGCTGCAATGGGAGCAGGACCGGTCTGTTCTAACCCGCCCTGCGAGACCCACGAGACGGGGACCACCAACACAGCCACCACCTCCTCAGCTGCAATGGGAGCAGGACCGGTCTGTTCTAACCCGCCCTGCGAGACCCACGAGACGGGGACCACTAACACGGCCACAACTGCATCATCAAACATGTCTGCGCCGCGTGTATGCTCCAACCCGCCGTGCGAGACCCACGAAACCGGGACAACTAACACGGCTACCACAGCGTCGTCTAACATGGGAGGAGTCCAGCCGCCGTGCTCCAACCCACCCTGTGAGACCCACGTGACGGGCACCACCAACACAGCCACCCAGTCGTCCTCTACCATGAACGCAGGCCAGACGAGCACCGTGCAGAGGGTGTGCTCCAACCCGCCCTGCGAAACGCACGAGACGGGGACCACCAACACCCCGTCCACGGCCACCTCCAGCATTGGCGGCGACCAGACCAGCACTGCGGCAGGCCAAGTCCAGAGGGTGTGCTCCAACCCGCCCTGTGAAACACACGAAACTGGGACCACCAACACAGCCACCACTGCCACCTGCAGCATGGAGACAGGCGAAG AAGCCcagcagacagaggagggagCGGAAGGTACCAGCAGCCCAGAGGtggccaccaccaccaccgctgctgcagcagcagcagcgacagcagcagcagcaacagcagcagcagcgacagcagcagcaacagttgGCATGGTTACCACGGCTCAGGGCAGGGCCATCACTACTGTCACTCAGTCCACACCAGCCCCTGGACCCTCTGTACCT TCGATCTCGTCAATCACAGAGGGCGTGAGTACCGCTGCCGGCTCCACGGAGGAACCCATGCAAACTGATGAAACGACGTCAGCAGAAGCTGCAGAGGGGGCAGCCACCGCGATGGAAACACAAGCAGAG GGAGGAGCAGCCACAGCTACGGCCATGAATCTACCCTCGGAGCTGATGTCTGAGGGTCAGGGTGCCACTCTCATGGTGACCGGGCTGTCGGACGAGGAGCTAGCTGTGACTGCAGCAGCGGAGGCCGCCGCTCAGGCAGCAGCCACGGAAGAAGCCCAAGCCCTCGCTATCCAGGCCGTCCTGCAGGCAGCCCAGCAAGCAGTCATGA ATGAGGGCAATGCCACCGGAGAGAGCCAGCAGCCCACCAGCATCCCCATCATGTTGACCCAGCAGGAACTCGCAGCGCTGGTCCATCAGCAGcaacagctgcagctgcaggaggcTCAGGCTGCCGCACAGCAGGCCGCCGTGGACTCGAGCGTGCCCACTGAGGGCCTCGCCCCCGCTGACAGCCTCAACGACCCCTCTGTCGAGAGCAACGGGCACAATGAGATGGCCGCGGCCGTCACCAGTGCCGTGGCGTCACTGCTGCCACGTGCCACAGCTGAGA CACTTGCTCCATCGAGCACATTTGCACCCTCTGTATCGGTGGCCAGTCCAGCGAAGCTGCAGGCAGCCGCCGCTCTAGCAGAGGTCGCCAATGGGATCGAGGGAGAG aaaCAAGCTCCTCAGCCAACTCCAGTGAAGCCTGTTGCAAAAAAAGAGAACCAGTGGTTTGATGTTGGAATTGTTAAAGTGACCAACATGGTGGTCACCCACTTCTATATGCCAGGAGACAATTCTCAAGGAGAT GATGACTCTGGCGTCATGCCAGACTACGGCCAGATGAAGAAAATGGAGCTGCAGCCCGGCACGGCTTACAAGTTCCGTGTGGCTGGAATCAACGCTTGCGGTCGCGGCGCTTTCTCCGAGATTTCTGCTTTCAAGACTTGCCTACCAGGCTTCCCAGGGGCACCTTGTGCCATCAAAATCAGCAAG AGCCCAGATGGCGCCCACTTGACCTGGGAGCCGCCCTCGGTGACGTCGGGGAAGATCATcgagtactctgtgtacctggCGATCCAGAGCAACCAGACCGCCGAGGCCAAGGCCTCCACCCCGGCACAGCTGGCCTTCATGCGCGTGTACTGTGGACCCAACCCCTCTTGCTTGGTGCAGTCGTCCAGCCTCTCCAACGCCCACATCGACTACACCACCAAGCCGGCCATCATCTTCCGCATTGCCGCCCGCAATGAGAAGGGCTACGGTCCCGCCACCCAAGTGCGATGGCTGCAAG aatccGGCAAAGATGCCGCCTCTGCAAAACCGGCCGCCAAAAGACCCGGCACCTCCCCTGATAC TAAGGCTACTGGTCCAAAGAAAGCGAGGACGGACCAGTGA
- the hcfc1a gene encoding host cell factor 1a isoform X1, translated as MSVTGSAVSGTTASVLQPRWKRVLGWSGPVPRPRHGHRAVAIKELMVVFGGGNEGIVDELHVYNTATNQWFIPAVRGDIPPGCAAYGFVCDGTRLLVFGGMVEYGKYSNDLYELQASRWEWKKLKAKNPKNGPPPCPRLGHSFSLVGNKCYLFGGLANDSEDPKNNIPRYLNDLYTLELRAGSSVVGWDIPITYGVLPPPRESHTAVVYTEKTSRKSRLIIYGGMSGCRLGDLWTLDIDTLTWNKPSVSGTAPLPRSLHSATTITNKMYVFGGWVPLVMDDVKVATHEKEWKCTNTLACLNLDGMCWETVLMDTLEDNIPRARAGHCAVAINSRLYVWSGRDGYRKAWNNQVCCKDLWYLETERPHAPARVQLVRANTNSLEVSWGAVSTADTYLLQLQKYDIPATPAAASPVMSASPVQPLNTPKSPAPAAVALSAQSLTQTAVLKVAAQQSATGTSIVTVRPSQPGKSPVTLTSLPPGVRMVVPAQTVQGTPIGGSPQMSGMAALAAAAAATQKIPPSSAGTLLNVPAGATILKTVAVSPGTTTMKMASPLMVSNPATRMLKTAAAQVGTATQSSPTTTRPIITVHKSGAVTVAQQAQVVTTVVGGVTKTITLVKSPLTMGSGGTLISNLGKMMSVVQTKPQTSTITGQASNNPLAQLIQSKGALPAGTILKLVTSADGKPTTIITTSQAGGAGNKPTILNISGVSPATTKQGTTIIKTIPMSAIMGQAGAAGLNSRVTTSAGMKTPITILTTKMMTTGTPGKIITAMPKLATAAGQQGLTQVVLKGAHGQPGTILRTVPMSTVGGVRLVTPVTVSAVKPTVTTLVVKGTTGIATLGTVTGTVSSSLAGGTVDSSNASLVTPITTLGTIATLSSQVISPAAITVSAAQTNLTSASTLPSSTMTVQNQPTQVTLITTPSGVEAQPVQDLPVSILASPTSEQPSSTDAGAAGEGSGTVTLVCSNPPCETHETGTTNTATTSSAAMGAGQVCSNPPCETHETGTTNTATTSSAAMGAGPVCSNPPCETHETGTTNTATTSSAAMGAGPVCSNPPCETHETGTTNTATTASSNMSAPRVCSNPPCETHETGTTNTATTASSNMGGVQPPCSNPPCETHVTGTTNTATQSSSTMNAGQTSTVQRVCSNPPCETHETGTTNTPSTATSSIGGDQTSTAAGQVQRVCSNPPCETHETGTTNTATTATCSMETGEEAQQTEEGAEGTSSPEVATTTTAAAAAAATAAAATAAAATAAATVGMVTTAQGRAITTVTQSTPAPGPSVPSISSITEGVSTAAGSTEEPMQTDETTSAEAAEGAATAMETQAEGGAATATAMNLPSELMSEGQGATLMVTGLSDEELAVTAAAEAAAQAAATEEAQALAIQAVLQAAQQAVMNEGNATGESQQPTSIPIMLTQQELAALVHQQQQLQLQEAQAAAQQAAVDSSVPTEGLAPADSLNDPSVESNGHNEMAAAVTSAVASLLPRATAETLAPSSTFAPSVSVASPAKLQAAAALAEVANGIEGEKQAPQPTPVKPVAKKENQWFDVGIVKVTNMVVTHFYMPGDNSQGDDDSGVMPDYGQMKKMELQPGTAYKFRVAGINACGRGAFSEISAFKTCLPGFPGAPCAIKISKSPDGAHLTWEPPSVTSGKIIEYSVYLAIQSNQTAEAKASTPAQLAFMRVYCGPNPSCLVQSSSLSNAHIDYTTKPAIIFRIAARNEKGYGPATQVRWLQESGKDAASAKPAAKRPGTSPDTKATGPKKARTDQ; from the exons ATGTCTGTCACTGGCTCCGCGGTGTCTGGGACCACAGCGTCGGTTCTGCAGCCGCGGTGGAAACGGGTCCTCGGATGGTCCGGTCCCGTTCCCCGGCCCAGGCATGGGCACCGAGCTGTTGCTATAAAGGAGCTTATGGTTGTCTTTGGCGGTGGAAACGAAGGGATTGTGGATGAATTGCATGTATACAACActg CAACGAACCAGTGGTTTATCCCAGCGGTCCGTGGTGATATCCCCCCTGGTTGTGCTGCATATGGTTTTGTCTGTGACGGCACCAGATTGCTGGTGTTCGGTGGAATGGTGGAGTACGGAAAGTACAGCAATGATCTCTATGAGCTACAG GCCAGCAGATGGGAATGGAAAAAGTTGAAAGCAAAAAACCCGAAGAACGGTCCCCCTCCTTGCCCTCGTCTTGGCCACAGCTTCTCGCTGGTTGGCAACAAGTGCTACCTGTTTGGTGGACTAGCCAATGACAGCGAAGacccaaaaaacaacattccCAG ATACCTGAATGATCTGTACACACTTGAGCTTCGCGCGGGCTCCAGCGTGGTTGGCTGGGATATCCCAATCACATACGGCGTTCTGCCTCCTCCTCGTGAGAGCCACACTGCTGTTGTATACACGGAAAAGACGAGCAGGAAATCTCGCCTCATAATCTACGGAGGAATGAGTGGTTGTCGCCTTGGAGATCTGTGGACACTTGATATTG ATACCCTGACATGGAACAAACCATCAGTAAGCGGCACGGCACCGCTCCCCAGAAGTCTTCACTCTGCCACCACCATCACAAACAA AATGTATGTTTTTGGAGGATGGGTTCCTTTGGTAATGGACGACGTCAAAGTGGCCACACACGAGAAGGAGTGGAAGTGCACAAACACTCTCGCCTGCCTAAATCTAG ACGGCATGTGTTGGGAGACGGTGTTGATGGACACGCTTGAAGACAACATCCCGAGGGCCCGTGCTGGCCACTGTGCTGTGGCCATCAATTCTAGACTCTATGTATGGAGCGGCCGCGACGGTTATCGTAAAGCGTGGAACAACCAAGTCTGTTGTAAAGACCTCTGGTACCTGGAAACAG aGCGGCCACACGCCCCTGCCAGGGTCCAGTTAGTCCGTGCCAACACAAACTCTCTTGAGGTGAGCTGGGGTGCCGTCTCAACTGCCGACACCTACTTACTGCAGCTGCAGAAATATGACATCCCTGCAACTCCAGCTGCAGCCTCGCCAGTCATGAGTGCCAGCCCCGTGCAGCCTTTGAACACCCCAAAGAGCCCTGCACCGGCTGCTGTAGCCCTCTCTGCTCAGAGCCTAACCCAGACAG CTGTCTTGAAGGTTGCAGCTCAACAGTCTGCCACGGGCACGTCTATTGTCACAGTCCGCCCCAGCCAGCCTGGGAAATCCCCCGTCACTTTGACATCCCTTCCACCAGGTGTTCGTATGGTAGTGCCTGCCCAGACCGTCCAAGGAACG ccAATTGGGGGTAGCCCTCAGATGAGTGGCATGGCAGCTTTGGCTGCAGCCGCTGCAGCAACACAGAAGATCCCGCCCTCTTCTGCAGGCACTCTCCTCAATGTTCCTGCAGGTGCCACCATTCTCAAAACAGTAGCCGTTTCCCCGGGCACAACCACAATGAAGATGGCTTCTCCACTCATG GTCAGTAACCCGGCCACCCGGATGCTGAAGACTGCTGCAGCCCAGGTGGGCACGGCGACTCAgtcctcccccaccaccaccagacCAATCATCACTGTGCACAAGTCTGGTGCAGTCACAGTGGCCCAGCAGGCCCAGGTGGTAACCACTGTGGTGGGAGGAGTCACCAAGACCATCACCCTGGTCAAGAGTCCACTCACCATGGGGAGCGGTGGCACTCTG ATCTCCAACCTCGGCAAGATGATGTCTGTGGTACAAACCAAGCCGCAGACATCAACCATCACAGGCCAGGCTTCCAATAACCCTCTCGCACAGCTCATACAG TCAAAGGGTGCCCTCCCGGCCGGCACCATCCTGAAGCTGGTGACCTCCGCAGATGGCAAGCCcacaaccatcatcaccacctccCAGGCTGGAGGCGCAGGAAATAAGCCCACGATCCTCAACATCAGCGGCGTGTCTCCGGCTACCACTAAGCAGGGCACCACCATTATCAAGACCATCCCCATGTCGGCCATCATGGGCCAGGCTGGAGCTGCAGGTCTAAACTCAC GTGTGACCACCAGTGCAGGCATGAAAACGCCGATCACAATCCTCACCACCAAAATGATGACCACTGGAACTCCTGGTAAAATCATCACCGCCATGCCCAAACTTGCCACTGCAGCCGGCCAACAGGGACTGACACAG GTGGTTCTGAAGGGTGCTCACGGGCAACCGGGAACGATTCTGCGCACCGTGCCTATGAGCACAGTCGGTGGCGTTCGACTTGTCACACCAGTGACGGTATCTGCCGTTAAGCCCACTGTCACCACTCTGGTTGTCAAGGGGACTACTG GTATTGCCACTCTTGGGACGGTCACTGGCACAGTCTCCTCGAGCCTCGCCGGAGGCACGGTGGACAGTTCCAACGCCTCTCTGGTCACCCCCATCACCACACTGGGAACCATCGCCACCCTGTCCAGCCAGGTCATCAGCCCAGCTGCCATAACTGTCTCAGCTGCTCAGACCAACCTGACTTCTGCCTCCACATTGCCCTCCTCCACCATGACGGTGCAA AACCAGCCCACCCAGGTGACTCTGATCACAACTCCCAGTGGTGTAGAAGCTCAACCAGTGCAGGATCTACCCGTGTCCATCCTGGCTTCACCAACCTCAGAGCAGCCCAGCTCTACTGAtgctggagcagctggagaaggcTCTGGGACCGTCACCCTGGTCTGCTCCAACCCGCCCTGCGAGACCCACGAGACGGGAACCACCAACACAGCCACCACCTCCTCAGCTGCAATGGGAGCAGGACAGGTCTGTTCTAACCCGCCCTGCGAGACCCACGAGACGGGAACCACCAACACAGCCACCACCTCCTCAGCTGCAATGGGAGCAGGACCGGTCTGTTCTAACCCGCCCTGCGAGACCCACGAGACGGGGACCACCAACACAGCCACCACCTCCTCAGCTGCAATGGGAGCAGGACCGGTCTGTTCTAACCCGCCCTGCGAGACCCACGAGACGGGGACCACTAACACGGCCACAACTGCATCATCAAACATGTCTGCGCCGCGTGTATGCTCCAACCCGCCGTGCGAGACCCACGAAACCGGGACAACTAACACGGCTACCACAGCGTCGTCTAACATGGGAGGAGTCCAGCCGCCGTGCTCCAACCCACCCTGTGAGACCCACGTGACGGGCACCACCAACACAGCCACCCAGTCGTCCTCTACCATGAACGCAGGCCAGACGAGCACCGTGCAGAGGGTGTGCTCCAACCCGCCCTGCGAAACGCACGAGACGGGGACCACCAACACCCCGTCCACGGCCACCTCCAGCATTGGCGGCGACCAGACCAGCACTGCGGCAGGCCAAGTCCAGAGGGTGTGCTCCAACCCGCCCTGTGAAACACACGAAACTGGGACCACCAACACAGCCACCACTGCCACCTGCAGCATGGAGACAGGCGAAG AAGCCcagcagacagaggagggagCGGAAGGTACCAGCAGCCCAGAGGtggccaccaccaccaccgctgctgcagcagcagcagcgacagcagcagcagcaacagcagcagcagcgacagcagcagcaacagttgGCATGGTTACCACGGCTCAGGGCAGGGCCATCACTACTGTCACTCAGTCCACACCAGCCCCTGGACCCTCTGTACCT TCGATCTCGTCAATCACAGAGGGCGTGAGTACCGCTGCCGGCTCCACGGAGGAACCCATGCAAACTGATGAAACGACGTCAGCAGAAGCTGCAGAGGGGGCAGCCACCGCGATGGAAACACAAGCAGAG GGAGGAGCAGCCACAGCTACGGCCATGAATCTACCCTCGGAGCTGATGTCTGAGGGTCAGGGTGCCACTCTCATGGTGACCGGGCTGTCGGACGAGGAGCTAGCTGTGACTGCAGCAGCGGAGGCCGCCGCTCAGGCAGCAGCCACGGAAGAAGCCCAAGCCCTCGCTATCCAGGCCGTCCTGCAGGCAGCCCAGCAAGCAGTCATGA ATGAGGGCAATGCCACCGGAGAGAGCCAGCAGCCCACCAGCATCCCCATCATGTTGACCCAGCAGGAACTCGCAGCGCTGGTCCATCAGCAGcaacagctgcagctgcaggaggcTCAGGCTGCCGCACAGCAGGCCGCCGTGGACTCGAGCGTGCCCACTGAGGGCCTCGCCCCCGCTGACAGCCTCAACGACCCCTCTGTCGAGAGCAACGGGCACAATGAGATGGCCGCGGCCGTCACCAGTGCCGTGGCGTCACTGCTGCCACGTGCCACAGCTGAGA CACTTGCTCCATCGAGCACATTTGCACCCTCTGTATCGGTGGCCAGTCCAGCGAAGCTGCAGGCAGCCGCCGCTCTAGCAGAGGTCGCCAATGGGATCGAGGGAGAG aaaCAAGCTCCTCAGCCAACTCCAGTGAAGCCTGTTGCAAAAAAAGAGAACCAGTGGTTTGATGTTGGAATTGTTAAAGTGACCAACATGGTGGTCACCCACTTCTATATGCCAGGAGACAATTCTCAAGGAGAT GATGACTCTGGCGTCATGCCAGACTACGGCCAGATGAAGAAAATGGAGCTGCAGCCCGGCACGGCTTACAAGTTCCGTGTGGCTGGAATCAACGCTTGCGGTCGCGGCGCTTTCTCCGAGATTTCTGCTTTCAAGACTTGCCTACCAGGCTTCCCAGGGGCACCTTGTGCCATCAAAATCAGCAAG AGCCCAGATGGCGCCCACTTGACCTGGGAGCCGCCCTCGGTGACGTCGGGGAAGATCATcgagtactctgtgtacctggCGATCCAGAGCAACCAGACCGCCGAGGCCAAGGCCTCCACCCCGGCACAGCTGGCCTTCATGCGCGTGTACTGTGGACCCAACCCCTCTTGCTTGGTGCAGTCGTCCAGCCTCTCCAACGCCCACATCGACTACACCACCAAGCCGGCCATCATCTTCCGCATTGCCGCCCGCAATGAGAAGGGCTACGGTCCCGCCACCCAAGTGCGATGGCTGCAAG aatccGGCAAAGATGCCGCCTCTGCAAAACCGGCCGCCAAAAGACCCGGCACCTCCCCTGATAC TAAGGCTACTGGTCCAAAGAAAGCGAGGACGGACCAGTGA